A single region of the Pectinophora gossypiella chromosome 2, ilPecGoss1.1, whole genome shotgun sequence genome encodes:
- the LOC126372357 gene encoding ras-related protein Rab-32 isoform X3: MMYAEDAIEAELSGSLRSQASPSAERREHLYKILVIGELGTGKTSIIKRYVHQFFSQHYRATIGVDFALKVLNWDANTIIRLQLWDIAGQERFGNMTRVYYKEAVGAFIVFDVSRVATFDAVVKWKNDLDTKVQLPDGSPIPCILLANKCDQQKEGIVNSPAKMDEYCREKGFAGWFETSAKENINIEEAARSLVNKILLNDKLLQSNDNKDGDRIALDHKIANGENSRDGGNKSCAC, translated from the exons TCACAAGCTTCACCAAGCGCCGAGCGTAGGGAGCACTTATACAAGATTCTGGTCATCGGAGAGCTCGGTACGGGCAAGACGTCTATCATCAAGCGATATGTCCATCAATTCTTCAGCCAGCACTATAGAGCCACGATAGGCGTGGACTTCGCCCTCAAGGTCCTCAACTGGGATGCGAATACCATCATCCGGTTGCAGTTATGGGACATTGCAG GCCAAGAACGGTTCGGCAACATGACTCGCGTGTACTACAAGGAGGCGGTGGGCGCGTTCATCGTGTTCGACGTGTCCAGGGTCGCCACCTTCGACGCGGTGGTCAAGTGGAAGAACGACCTCGACACCAAGGTGCAGCTGCCGGACGGCTCGCCCATACCTTGCATCCTCTTGGCTAATAAG TGTGACCAGCAAAAGGAGGGTATAGTGAATTCTCCGGCGAAGATGGACGAGTATTGCCGGGAGAAGGGCTTCGCGGGCTGGTTCGAGACCTCGGCCAAGGAGAACATCAACATTGAAGAGGCGGCGCGGTCTTTAGTTAATAAG ATTCTTCTAAATGACAAACTACTACAAAGCAACGATAACAAGGATGGTGACAGAATCGCGCTCGACCACAAGATCGCAAACGGCGAAAATTCCCGGGATGGCGGGAACAAGTCATGCGCGTGCTGA
- the LOC126372357 gene encoding ras-related protein Rab-32 isoform X5: MSFSQASPSAERREHLYKILVIGELGTGKTSIIKRYVHQFFSQHYRATIGVDFALKVLNWDANTIIRLQLWDIAGQERFGNMTRVYYKEAVGAFIVFDVSRVATFDAVVKWKNDLDTKVQLPDGSPIPCILLANKCDQQKEGIVNSPAKMDEYCREKGFAGWFETSAKENINIEEAARSLVNKILLNDKLLQSNDNKDGDRIALDHKIANGENSRDGGNKSCAC, from the exons ATGTCCTTC TCACAAGCTTCACCAAGCGCCGAGCGTAGGGAGCACTTATACAAGATTCTGGTCATCGGAGAGCTCGGTACGGGCAAGACGTCTATCATCAAGCGATATGTCCATCAATTCTTCAGCCAGCACTATAGAGCCACGATAGGCGTGGACTTCGCCCTCAAGGTCCTCAACTGGGATGCGAATACCATCATCCGGTTGCAGTTATGGGACATTGCAG GCCAAGAACGGTTCGGCAACATGACTCGCGTGTACTACAAGGAGGCGGTGGGCGCGTTCATCGTGTTCGACGTGTCCAGGGTCGCCACCTTCGACGCGGTGGTCAAGTGGAAGAACGACCTCGACACCAAGGTGCAGCTGCCGGACGGCTCGCCCATACCTTGCATCCTCTTGGCTAATAAG TGTGACCAGCAAAAGGAGGGTATAGTGAATTCTCCGGCGAAGATGGACGAGTATTGCCGGGAGAAGGGCTTCGCGGGCTGGTTCGAGACCTCGGCCAAGGAGAACATCAACATTGAAGAGGCGGCGCGGTCTTTAGTTAATAAG ATTCTTCTAAATGACAAACTACTACAAAGCAACGATAACAAGGATGGTGACAGAATCGCGCTCGACCACAAGATCGCAAACGGCGAAAATTCCCGGGATGGCGGGAACAAGTCATGCGCGTGCTGA
- the LOC126372357 gene encoding ras-related protein Rab-32 isoform X4, with translation MSPKPNTGSQASPSAERREHLYKILVIGELGTGKTSIIKRYVHQFFSQHYRATIGVDFALKVLNWDANTIIRLQLWDIAGQERFGNMTRVYYKEAVGAFIVFDVSRVATFDAVVKWKNDLDTKVQLPDGSPIPCILLANKCDQQKEGIVNSPAKMDEYCREKGFAGWFETSAKENINIEEAARSLVNKILLNDKLLQSNDNKDGDRIALDHKIANGENSRDGGNKSCAC, from the exons ATGTCACCGAAACCAAATACCGGA TCACAAGCTTCACCAAGCGCCGAGCGTAGGGAGCACTTATACAAGATTCTGGTCATCGGAGAGCTCGGTACGGGCAAGACGTCTATCATCAAGCGATATGTCCATCAATTCTTCAGCCAGCACTATAGAGCCACGATAGGCGTGGACTTCGCCCTCAAGGTCCTCAACTGGGATGCGAATACCATCATCCGGTTGCAGTTATGGGACATTGCAG GCCAAGAACGGTTCGGCAACATGACTCGCGTGTACTACAAGGAGGCGGTGGGCGCGTTCATCGTGTTCGACGTGTCCAGGGTCGCCACCTTCGACGCGGTGGTCAAGTGGAAGAACGACCTCGACACCAAGGTGCAGCTGCCGGACGGCTCGCCCATACCTTGCATCCTCTTGGCTAATAAG TGTGACCAGCAAAAGGAGGGTATAGTGAATTCTCCGGCGAAGATGGACGAGTATTGCCGGGAGAAGGGCTTCGCGGGCTGGTTCGAGACCTCGGCCAAGGAGAACATCAACATTGAAGAGGCGGCGCGGTCTTTAGTTAATAAG ATTCTTCTAAATGACAAACTACTACAAAGCAACGATAACAAGGATGGTGACAGAATCGCGCTCGACCACAAGATCGCAAACGGCGAAAATTCCCGGGATGGCGGGAACAAGTCATGCGCGTGCTGA